From the Manis pentadactyla isolate mManPen7 chromosome 7, mManPen7.hap1, whole genome shotgun sequence genome, one window contains:
- the ZC3HAV1L gene encoding zinc finger CCCH-type antiviral protein 1-like: MAEPTAGSSLAGGLCSSGGRSSSRTCAEPSEARLRDVLREAAPRPGGWRPCAPRASAPAASAESTRPATSRTSAAATRWFSARTATAGFHTPVNIQVLKNHGLLGLHEAQLQILLSQNDPCLYQRALRNKKYKYVGL, from the exons ATGGCGGAGCCCACAGCGGGCTCCTCCCTCGCCGGGGGGCTGTGCTCCAGCGGCGGCCGCTCTTCCTCCAGGACCTGCGCGGAGCCCTCGGAGGCCCGGCTCCGGGACGTGCTGCGGGAGGCGGCCCCGCGGCCGGGAGGGTGGCGGCCGTGTGCTCCGCGCGCCTCTGCGCCCGCCGCCAGCGCGGAGAGCACCAGGCCTGCGACCAGCCGCACCTCTGCCGCCGCCACACGCTGGTTCAGCGCCCGAACCGCGACTGCTG GATTCCACACACCTGTCAACATCCAAGTCCTGAAAAACCATGGACTTTTAGGCCTCCATGAGGCCCAGCTTCAGATCCTGCTTTCACAGAATGACCCCTGCCTTTACCAGAG GGCCTTGAGAAACAAGAAGTACAAGTATGTGGGGCTATAG